Proteins from a genomic interval of Equus quagga isolate Etosha38 chromosome 11, UCLA_HA_Equagga_1.0, whole genome shotgun sequence:
- the LOC124247394 gene encoding olfactory receptor 1E5-like, whose protein sequence is MKMGNQTVISEFLLLGLPIEPGQQDLLYALFLAMYLTTVLGNLLIIVLIHLDSHLHTPMYLFLSNLSFSDLCFSSVTIPKLLQNMQNQDLSIPYAGCLAQMYFFLLFADLESFLLVAMAYDRYVAICFPLHYTTIMSPKLCLSLMMLSWVLTTFISLLHTLLMAWLTFCADNVIPHFFCDMSALLKLACSDIQINEIVIFILGGIVIIVPFLLISSSYARIVSSILKVPSARGIRKAFSTCGSHLSVVSLFYGTIIGLYLCPSANNSTVKETIMAVMYTVVTPMLNPFIYSLRNQDIKGALGRVFSKWTNQFSLGQ, encoded by the coding sequence ATGAAAATGGGAAACCAAACTGTCATCTCAGAGTTTCTCCTCCTGGGCCTGCCCATCGAACCAGGTCAGCAAGATCTGCTCTATGCCTTGTTCCTGGCCATGTATCTTACCACCGTCCTGGGAAACCTCCTCATCATCGTCCTCATTCACCTGgactcccacctccacacacccatgtatttGTTTCTCAGCAATTTGTCCTTCTCTGACCTCTGTTTTTCCTCTGTGACCATTCCCAAATTGCTGCAAAACATGCAAAACCAAGACCTGTCCATTCCCTATGCTGGCTGCCTGGCCCAGATGTACTTCTTCCTGCTTTTTGCAGACCTGGAGAGCTTCCTCCTTGTggccatggcctatgaccgctatgtggccatctgcttCCCCCTGCACTATACCACTATCATGAGCCCCAAGCTCTGTCTCTCCCTGATGATGCTGTCCTGGGTGCTGACCACTTTCATCTCTTTGTTGCACACCCTGCTCATGGCGTGGCTCACTTTCTGCGCTGATAATGTGATCCCTCACTTTTTCTGTGACATGTCAGCTCTGCTAAAATTGGCCTGCTCTGACATTCAGATAAATGAAATCGTGATATTTATCTTGGGAGGGATTGTAATTATTGTTCCATTCTTGTTGATCTCTTCATCCTATGCACGGATTGTGTCCTCCATCCTCAAGGTCCCTTCTGCCAGGGGCATCCgcaaggccttctccacctgtggctcCCATCTCTCCGTGGTGTCTCTCTTCTATGGGACGATCATCGGCCTCTACTTGTGCCCATCAGCTAACAATTCTACTGTTAAGGAGACTATCATGGCTGTGATGTACACTGTGGTGACCCCCATGCTAAACCccttcatctacagcctgaggaatcAGGACATAAAGGGAGCCTTGGGAAGAGTCTTTTCAAAGTGGACAAATCAGTTTTCTCTGGGACAGTGA
- the LOC124247204 gene encoding olfactory receptor 1L4, with protein MALANLTSAPQFLLLGLMDGTDVHPLLFLLFLGIYLLNALGNVSIVVLVRSDGALCSPMYYFLGHLSLVDVCFTTVTVPRLLAGLLHPGQAMSFHGCFAQMYFFVALGITESYLLAAMSYDRAVAVCRPLHYGAVMTPWRCAVLVGASWAVAHLHSLLHTLLISALSYPRSTPVRHFFCDMTVMLSLAISDTAAAEAAIFSEGLVVVLTPLLLVSLSYARVLVAVLRVRSARGRFRAFSTCGAHLVVVSLFFGSVLSVYFRPSSAYSARYDRLASVVYAVVTPTLNPFIYSLRNKEVKGALKRGLRQRAAPEEV; from the coding sequence ATGGCCCTGGCCAACCTCACGTCCGCCCCACAGTTCCTCCTCCTTGGCCTGATGGACGGAACAGACGTCCACCCGCTGCTGTTCCTGCTCTTCCTTGGCATCTACCTGCTCAATGCCCTGGGCAACGTGAGCATTGTGGTGTTGGTGAGATCCGACGGGGCCCTCTGCTCCCCCATGTATTACTTCTTGGGTCATCTGAGCCTCGTGGACGTCTGCTTTACCACCGTCACGGTCCCCAGACTGCTGGCCGGCCTGCTCCACCCAGGCCAGGCCATGTCCTTCCACGGGTGCTTTGCCCAGATGTACTTCTTCGTGGCTCTGGGCATCACGGAGAGCTACCTCCTGGCAGCCATGTCCTACGACCGCGCGGTGGCAGTCTGCCGCCCCCTGCACTACGGCGCGGTCATGACACCCTGGCGCTGCGCGGTGCTAGTGGGGGCGTCCTGGGCGGTGGCGCACCTGCACTCGCTGCTCCACACGCTGCTCATCTCCGCGCTCTCTTACCCGCGCTCCACCCCTGTGCGCCACTTCTTTTGTGACATGACGGTGATGCTGAGCTTGGCGATCTCGGACACGGCGGCCGCGGAGGCTGCTATCTTCTCGGAGGGCCTGGTCGTGGTGCTGACCCCGCTGCTCCTCGTGTCCCTGTCCTACGCGCGCGTCCTCGTCGCGGTCTTGAGAGTGCGGTCCGCAAGGGGCCGTTTCCGcgccttctccacctgtggggCCCACCTGGTGGTCGTGTCGCTTTTCTTCGGCTCTGTCCTCTCCGTCTATTTCCGGCCGTCGTCTGCCTACTCGGCCCGCTACGACCGCCTGGCCAGCGTGGTCTATGCGGTGGTCACACCCACCTTGAACCCTTTCATCTACAGCCTTCGCAACAAAGAGGTCAAAGGCGCCCTAAAAAGGGGACTTAGACAGAGGGCTGCACCCGAAGAGGTGTGA